In Nicotiana tabacum cultivar K326 chromosome 11, ASM71507v2, whole genome shotgun sequence, a single window of DNA contains:
- the LOC107805455 gene encoding uncharacterized protein LOC107805455 produces MEMVDQSESSPLVPPSLITDPSDIDLEAGSSEQIQCRICLETDGRDFIAPCKCKGTSKFVHRDCLDHWRAVKEGFAFSHCTTCKAPYYLRVHVPADRKWRTLKFRFFVTRDILFIFLAVQLVIASLGYLVYLIDTHHKSWLRMTWGFDSELSFYYLCGALLFFALLGLSGCFITCYDRRVRNDLAQPCRELCLCCCHPGMCADCHLPGTLCMWTDCTTCFEGCAGAASECGSCLGGAGEAGLPLIFIMALIVLGLFTVIGIFYSVLVATMVGQRIWQRHYHILAKRMLTKEYVVEDVDGEVNGSDWSPPPLPPEHVQQLKSLGLL; encoded by the exons ATGGAAATGGTTGATCAGTCCGAATCTTCTCCTTTGGTCCCACCTTCTTTGATTACTGACCCTAGCGATATCGATCTTGAAGCTGGTTCTTCTGAACAAATTCAGTGTAGGATTTGCCTTGAAACTGATG gtAGGGATTTTATTGCACCTTGCAAGTGCAAGGGTACATCAAAATTTGTTCATCGGGACTGCCTTGATCATTGGCGGGCGGTGAAA GAAGGATTTGCATTTTCCCATTGCACAACTTGCAAAGCTCCCTATTACTTGAGAGTTCATGTTCCTGCTGATAGAAAGTGGCGAACTTTAAAGTTCCGATTCTTTGTGACTAGAGACATTTTGTTCATCTTTCTCGCGGTTCAGCTT GTTATAGCCTCACTGGGATATTTGGTTTACTTGATTGACACCCACCATAAGTCTTGGTTGCGTATGACTTGGGGGTTTGATAGCGAGCTAAGCTTCTACTATCTATGTG GGGCACTGTTATTTTTCGCACTGCTAGGCCTATCTGGTTGCTTCATAACCTGTTATGATCGAAGAGTGCGCAATGATTTGGCTCAGCCTTGCCGGGAGTTGTGCCTATGTTGCTGTCATCCTGG TATGTGTGCTGACTGTCATTTGCCTGGAACACTTTGTATGTGGACTGATTGCACAACCTGCTTTGAGGGTTGTGCTGGTGCCGCCAGTGAATGTGGAAGTTGCTTAGGAGGTGCCGGTGAAGCTGGGTTGCCACTGATATTTATAATGGCTTTAATCGTGCTAGGACTATTTACTGTCATCGGCATATTTTACAGCGTATTGGTTGCTACAATGGTTGGACAGAGAATATGGCAGAGGCACTACCATATACTCGCAAAAAGAATGCTAACAAAG GAATATGTTGTGGAGGATGTCGATGGTGAGGTAAATGGTAGCGATTGGTCTCCACCACCTCTGCCACCGGAGCATGTTCAGCAGCTGAAGTCACTTGGACTTTTGTAA